The following are from one region of the Amedibacterium intestinale genome:
- a CDS encoding Rpn family recombination-promoting nuclease/putative transposase — protein sequence MSNLDILSRDFWKDNRRFADLFNTVLYDGKQVILPEKLMEADSNLSGSIQTKKKEDVFVERRADLIRKFAEDSEYAIFLLENQSHIHYGMPLRVMMYDALGYREECAKKKRENKGNAVYANRDEFLSGMRKEERIHPVFTLVVYYGEKPWDGPRRLKDMMVDMPKWMEKSFSDYSMNLLEIRSSEHAFQNEDVSRLVYMIQHIYRKQIEEMKKECADVYVKKDVIKLAGVITENEEIIKYAEEHKEEEVLNMCEATKQWEEEIGRRNTNNIINMMGVRKEGEENLAPEEAIERLKLKEKIEGEAKGKAEEKIEIAEKMKAEGFDNALIEKLTGILLH from the coding sequence ATGTCAAATCTGGATATTTTATCCAGAGATTTCTGGAAGGACAACAGGCGTTTTGCGGATTTATTCAACACGGTCTTATACGATGGAAAACAGGTCATTCTTCCTGAAAAACTGATGGAGGCAGACAGCAATCTGTCAGGAAGCATTCAGACAAAAAAGAAGGAAGATGTCTTTGTTGAAAGAAGGGCAGATCTTATCAGAAAGTTTGCAGAGGACAGTGAATATGCCATCTTCCTGCTGGAAAACCAAAGCCATATCCACTATGGGATGCCTTTGCGGGTAATGATGTATGATGCCTTAGGGTATCGTGAAGAATGTGCAAAGAAGAAAAGAGAAAATAAAGGAAATGCAGTTTATGCAAACAGGGATGAATTCCTGTCAGGAATGCGAAAAGAAGAGAGAATCCATCCTGTATTTACTCTGGTGGTATACTATGGAGAAAAACCATGGGATGGACCAAGAAGACTGAAGGATATGATGGTGGATATGCCAAAATGGATGGAGAAAAGCTTCAGCGACTATTCAATGAACCTGCTGGAAATACGGTCAAGTGAACATGCATTTCAAAACGAAGATGTAAGCAGGCTTGTCTATATGATCCAGCACATCTATAGAAAACAGATAGAAGAGATGAAAAAAGAATGTGCAGATGTGTATGTAAAAAAAGATGTCATAAAGTTGGCAGGAGTCATAACAGAAAATGAAGAAATCATAAAGTATGCGGAAGAGCACAAAGAAGAGGAGGTACTAAATATGTGTGAAGCAACGAAACAGTGGGAAGAGGAAATTGGAAGAAGAAATACAAACAATATCATCAACATGATGGGAGTAAGAAAAGAAGGAGAAGAAAACCTTGCACCTGAAGAAGCAATTGAAAGATTAAAACTAAAAGAAAAAATAGAAGGAGAAGCAAAAGGAAAAGCTGAAGAAAAAATAGAAATAGCAGAGAAAATGAAGGCAGAAGGATTTGACAATGCTTTGATTGAAAAACTAACAGGAATCCTTCTACATTAG
- a CDS encoding cadherin-like beta sandwich domain-containing protein yields the protein MKKIKVLMSALIAGACISPMLVKAASVRPGGSFSASASCGVYEGAVSITGSNATITGGGNWCDRGGQINATATAGGVGSASITITVIDATDVSDPANPKLAGNVTIGGTSVTVANPSNNTSNSGSSSNTTVRPAPNPEPQEDPRSKDNNLKSLSVSAGTLSPKFSAGTTSYKVNLPANATSIEVNASANDSKASVSGTGKKKVEPGENKINIVVTSEYGTTKTYTISVYVDEKPLVYTKYNGSELGVVRNVRGVKAPEGFKQTKVQLEGKEIPAWTNDKINKTLVYLSDDKNNKSFYLFEDGKVSTKMTYKEIMGRKFFLVDVPKDKQTLEGLEYKEVTIDKTKLMGWTFKDKAFENYSLIYVMGMDGEMHYYQYEKSENILQLYSGAVALTKEAYDNEIKELKSQKQHG from the coding sequence ATGAAGAAGATAAAAGTATTAATGAGTGCTTTGATTGCAGGAGCATGTATAAGTCCAATGCTTGTAAAAGCGGCAAGTGTTCGACCAGGAGGAAGTTTTAGTGCAAGTGCCAGCTGTGGTGTATACGAAGGTGCAGTAAGTATTACAGGAAGCAATGCGACAATAACAGGTGGAGGAAACTGGTGTGATCGAGGTGGTCAGATTAACGCAACAGCAACTGCTGGTGGAGTAGGAAGTGCTTCGATTACGATTACTGTAATCGATGCGACAGATGTTAGCGATCCTGCAAATCCAAAACTTGCAGGTAATGTTACCATTGGTGGAACAAGTGTAACGGTTGCCAATCCATCAAACAACACTTCGAATTCTGGCAGCTCTTCTAATACAACAGTAAGACCGGCACCAAATCCAGAACCACAGGAAGATCCTAGATCAAAAGACAATAATTTGAAAAGTTTAAGTGTAAGTGCAGGAACGTTATCTCCAAAGTTTTCTGCAGGTACAACATCTTATAAAGTAAATTTGCCAGCAAATGCGACTTCTATTGAAGTAAATGCCTCTGCAAATGATTCTAAGGCAAGCGTTTCTGGTACAGGGAAAAAGAAAGTTGAACCTGGGGAAAATAAAATCAATATTGTTGTTACATCGGAATATGGAACTACAAAAACGTATACAATTAGCGTATATGTAGATGAAAAACCATTAGTATATACAAAATATAATGGAAGTGAATTAGGTGTTGTACGTAATGTACGCGGAGTAAAAGCACCAGAAGGTTTCAAACAGACAAAAGTTCAATTAGAAGGAAAAGAAATTCCTGCATGGACAAATGATAAGATCAATAAGACACTTGTATATTTAAGTGATGATAAAAATAATAAATCTTTCTATTTGTTTGAAGATGGAAAAGTAAGCACAAAGATGACGTATAAAGAAATTATGGGCAGAAAGTTCTTTCTTGTAGATGTTCCAAAAGATAAACAAACATTAGAAGGTTTGGAATATAAAGAAGTTACGATTGATAAAACAAAACTGATGGGCTGGACTTTTAAAGATAAAGCGTTTGAAAACTATTCTTTGATTTATGTGATGGGAATGGATGGAGAAATGCATTATTACCAGTATGAAAAATCTGAAAATATTCTTCAGCTGTATTCAGGTGCGGTCGCATTAACAAAAGAAGCTTATGATAATGAAATCAAAGAATTGAAAAGTCAAAAACAACATGGATGA
- a CDS encoding sugar-binding protein gives MKKRNCMVSLMLLGSILVLGGCKEEANTDSQSSAVAYNQATTPHYDVVKREDKAVVDGKLDEKVWIDIPAIAGGFHFPWDVKEAPYTEFKGYNDGTDFYFSFTVKDKDVLVDEKWKEDESTVDNEDRVELFFAGGSIDKPGSEGMPKYYGVEIDPQGRVHDYSIVYYRDFDSKWNLDTLETKATKTDDGYIVEGKVSLDSLRKLKLVNEKDVMRTGVYRAEFSTPKKEGEDPVMEWISWVDPKTPAPDYHVDSSFGEFRFLK, from the coding sequence ATGAAAAAGAGAAATTGCATGGTATCATTGATGTTGTTAGGAAGTATACTTGTTTTAGGAGGTTGTAAAGAAGAGGCTAATACAGATTCACAGTCATCGGCAGTAGCATATAATCAGGCAACAACTCCACATTATGATGTTGTAAAAAGAGAAGACAAAGCCGTTGTTGATGGTAAGTTAGATGAAAAAGTGTGGATAGATATTCCTGCAATTGCTGGTGGATTTCATTTTCCATGGGATGTGAAAGAGGCTCCATATACAGAGTTTAAAGGATATAATGATGGTACGGATTTTTACTTTAGTTTTACAGTAAAAGATAAAGATGTATTAGTGGATGAAAAATGGAAAGAAGACGAAAGTACTGTTGATAATGAAGATCGTGTAGAACTATTCTTTGCTGGTGGAAGTATTGATAAGCCAGGTAGTGAAGGTATGCCTAAATATTATGGAGTAGAAATAGATCCACAAGGACGTGTACATGATTATTCTATAGTTTATTATCGTGATTTTGATAGTAAGTGGAATTTAGATACATTGGAAACTAAAGCAACTAAAACAGATGATGGATATATAGTGGAAGGCAAGGTTTCACTAGACTCTTTACGTAAATTAAAACTAGTTAATGAGAAGGATGTAATGCGTACAGGTGTATATCGTGCAGAATTCTCGACGCCGAAAAAAGAAGGAGAAGATCCTGTCATGGAATGGATATCTTGGGTAGATCCAAAAACTCCTGCACCTGATTATCATGTAGATTCTTCATTTGGTGAATTTAGATTTTTGAAATAA
- a CDS encoding EFR1 family ferrodoxin (N-terminal region resembles flavodoxins. C-terminal ferrodoxin region binds two 4Fe-4S clusters.) — MKPKRIWKIWFSPTGGTKTIVSTIADTLSQQFQSPLESYDFTLLKNRHTFPELNENDLVIFGTSVIAGRIPNVLLPYLKTIKGNHSLAVPVVSFGNRNYDDALIELRNLLENASFQCIGAGAFISEHAFSTTLAKHRPDEEDIKTLKEFAYLLYQKIEGTEEFLHPVYVNGQTPLRPYYMPQDRNHNPINILKVKPVTSDTCVQCGICANVCPMETISFKDARVCQGICIKCNACVKACPYHAKSFIDEGYLYHKEELEIEYANRKQPEYFL; from the coding sequence ATGAAGCCAAAACGTATATGGAAGATTTGGTTTTCTCCAACAGGAGGAACAAAAACAATTGTTTCTACAATTGCAGATACCTTATCCCAGCAATTTCAATCCCCTCTTGAAAGCTATGACTTTACATTATTAAAAAATCGTCACACCTTTCCAGAACTAAATGAAAATGATTTAGTTATCTTTGGCACCAGCGTAATTGCGGGCAGAATCCCTAATGTTTTATTGCCATATTTAAAAACCATAAAGGGAAATCATTCCCTTGCAGTTCCTGTAGTTTCATTTGGAAATCGAAATTATGATGATGCCTTAATTGAACTTCGAAATCTATTAGAAAATGCTTCTTTTCAATGCATTGGTGCAGGTGCTTTTATTAGCGAACATGCTTTTTCTACGACCCTTGCGAAACATCGTCCTGATGAAGAGGATATAAAGACATTAAAAGAATTTGCGTATCTTTTGTATCAAAAAATAGAAGGCACAGAGGAATTCCTGCACCCTGTCTATGTAAATGGTCAAACACCTTTACGACCTTATTATATGCCACAAGATCGAAACCACAATCCGATCAACATTCTTAAGGTAAAACCTGTAACAAGTGATACTTGTGTACAATGTGGAATTTGTGCCAATGTATGCCCTATGGAAACAATTAGCTTTAAAGATGCTAGAGTATGTCAGGGTATCTGCATTAAATGCAATGCATGTGTAAAAGCATGTCCTTATCATGCGAAATCATTTATTGATGAAGGATATCTTTATCATAAGGAAGAATTAGAAATTGAATACGCGAATCGAAAACAGCCAGAATATTTCCTATAG
- a CDS encoding GH25 family lysozyme — protein sequence MKIRRIIIAIVVILLIASCISIPMFAQESADNVEKQQYVNHDFDDVEIVTEDTYVPVDTKVPKEMNDNAVLGSALEKEPQTYAVEAKAKDPEWKLENGNKNFYNGYGELMYHQGTQKVIDVSEHNGKIDWEKVKQSGIDGAILRVGYGNRMEDKYFKRNIEECNRLGIPYGIYLYSYAYDENFAYAEAEGTVEMLSKYHVNLSYPIFYDIEAFDSWNDGGVTRRHPTTVAEYEKVIGTYLDYMNKNGYAGKVHVYSYRSYANGVLNSPAIHSNLSWVAEYGPKLNFKNKHYAGEQGWQYTSSGSVNGIKGRVDLNCFSSKFYNKPVSENVPVAVSDALTRAGVRFSGGYLSGMQVGTNLDTLIKELSSVGSVTCFDKNGAIVNGGSITTGTTIDVTISLPEESSSVEAGETPTLAKTQTYTMMIVLKGDVDGDGRIRSIDYSLVKNDILNIRKLSSAFFLAGDVDGDGKIRSIDYSLIKNDILNIRKITQ from the coding sequence ATGAAAATAAGAAGAATTATCATTGCGATTGTTGTGATATTGTTAATTGCCAGCTGTATTTCAATACCAATGTTTGCACAGGAATCCGCAGATAATGTAGAAAAACAGCAGTATGTAAATCATGACTTTGATGATGTTGAAATTGTAACGGAAGATACTTATGTTCCAGTAGATACAAAAGTTCCAAAGGAAATGAATGATAATGCTGTTTTGGGAAGTGCATTGGAAAAAGAACCGCAAACTTATGCAGTGGAAGCAAAGGCAAAGGATCCTGAATGGAAGTTAGAAAATGGGAATAAGAATTTTTATAATGGTTATGGGGAATTGATGTATCATCAGGGTACCCAAAAAGTTATTGATGTTTCTGAACATAATGGAAAGATTGACTGGGAAAAAGTTAAACAGTCAGGAATAGATGGTGCGATTCTTCGTGTAGGGTATGGAAATAGAATGGAAGATAAATATTTCAAAAGAAACATTGAGGAATGCAATCGATTAGGAATTCCGTATGGCATCTACTTGTATAGTTATGCGTATGATGAAAATTTCGCTTATGCAGAAGCAGAAGGAACAGTAGAAATGCTTTCGAAATATCATGTAAATCTTTCTTATCCAATCTTTTATGATATTGAAGCGTTTGATTCATGGAATGATGGCGGAGTAACAAGAAGACATCCAACTACTGTTGCTGAGTATGAAAAAGTCATTGGTACATACTTAGATTATATGAATAAAAATGGTTATGCAGGGAAAGTGCATGTGTATTCTTATCGCAGCTATGCAAATGGGGTATTGAATAGTCCAGCTATTCATTCTAATTTATCCTGGGTTGCAGAATATGGACCTAAATTGAATTTTAAAAATAAACATTATGCAGGAGAGCAGGGATGGCAATATACTTCTAGTGGAAGTGTAAATGGTATCAAAGGAAGAGTTGACTTAAACTGTTTTAGTAGTAAGTTTTATAATAAACCAGTATCTGAAAATGTTCCTGTAGCTGTTAGTGATGCATTAACAAGAGCAGGAGTAAGATTTTCTGGAGGATACTTATCAGGAATGCAGGTAGGTACAAATCTTGATACTTTAATAAAAGAATTATCTAGTGTAGGTAGTGTAACATGTTTTGATAAAAATGGTGCTATTGTAAATGGTGGAAGTATTACAACAGGAACAACGATAGATGTAACAATAAGCCTTCCAGAAGAATCATCTAGTGTGGAAGCAGGGGAAACACCAACACTGGCAAAAACACAAACGTATACGATGATGATTGTTTTGAAGGGTGATGTAGATGGGGATGGAAGAATTCGCTCTATTGATTATTCTTTGGTTAAGAACGATATATTAAATATTAGAAAATTGTCTTCCGCATTTTTCTTGGCAGGTGATGTTGATGGTGATGGAAAGATTCGTTCCATTGATTATTCATTAATTAAAAATGACATTTTGAATATTAGAAAAATAACACAGTAA
- a CDS encoding ISL3 family transposase: MQDFTNCEASICTIFNLDSSILESCSCIRRNEQTIIDVKLLDSRPACPECGNPITKIKGYVTKTIQHSLLADKKCVLQYHARRYICPICHKTFYEYNPFVFQNMKISSDLMLQILKDLQEPGETFTHAAKRYHISPTSVSSIFDSVVSIPRAKLPEIMCTDENYAFHSKTQNSKYICLLIDQTNGRPIDILPSRRYEYLDKYFSNIPKYEIDQVHIMITDMYEPYRRIIKKHFKNAIHVVDHYHVSQELHRRVDRVRLRIMNPLRCINTSKRTQEQEENYYLLKHKNGLLFKHFTRSKGADGKPLFDILRPKEYNKVLKRYMNPYDYANALVSIHPDINTAWELKDELTDFYVSNTLETAPAALKKVITDFRESNVEEMVKFSYTLANWQTEIINSFYIAKTEYKLSRKTGQITVGYKRLNNALMERLNGTVKLITKAANGYTNWERFRNRCMLVLEKGIEFAIDEKDKSVKMVEKKEPTT, translated from the coding sequence ATGCAAGACTTTACCAATTGCGAAGCTTCTATTTGCACAATCTTCAATCTGGATTCATCGATTTTAGAATCCTGTTCCTGTATTAGACGAAATGAACAGACGATCATCGATGTAAAGCTTTTGGATTCTCGACCAGCTTGTCCTGAATGTGGAAATCCCATCACGAAGATCAAGGGATATGTGACCAAGACCATCCAGCATTCATTACTGGCCGATAAAAAATGTGTTCTTCAATACCATGCCAGGCGATATATCTGCCCAATATGCCACAAAACGTTCTATGAATACAATCCTTTCGTCTTCCAGAACATGAAGATTTCTTCAGATCTGATGCTTCAGATCCTCAAGGACTTACAAGAACCTGGCGAAACCTTTACCCACGCAGCTAAGAGATATCATATTTCTCCAACTTCTGTTTCATCGATCTTCGATTCGGTTGTTTCGATTCCAAGGGCAAAACTGCCAGAAATCATGTGCACAGATGAAAACTATGCCTTTCATTCCAAAACACAAAACAGTAAGTACATCTGTCTTTTGATCGATCAGACCAATGGGCGGCCAATCGATATCTTGCCTAGTCGACGATATGAATATTTGGATAAGTACTTCTCAAATATACCAAAATATGAAATAGATCAGGTCCATATCATGATTACGGATATGTACGAACCATACCGCAGGATCATTAAAAAACATTTCAAAAATGCGATTCATGTGGTCGACCATTATCATGTTTCACAGGAACTGCACCGCAGAGTGGACAGGGTTCGCTTAAGGATCATGAACCCCCTGCGATGCATCAACACATCGAAACGCACCCAGGAACAAGAAGAAAACTATTATCTGTTAAAACACAAGAACGGACTCCTGTTCAAGCACTTTACAAGATCTAAAGGCGCCGATGGAAAACCACTTTTCGATATTTTAAGACCAAAAGAATATAATAAGGTTCTAAAACGATATATGAACCCATACGATTATGCCAATGCGCTTGTATCTATTCATCCGGATATAAACACGGCCTGGGAATTAAAGGATGAACTTACGGATTTCTATGTCTCGAACACACTTGAAACGGCACCTGCTGCTTTGAAAAAAGTCATCACTGATTTCAGAGAAAGCAATGTAGAAGAAATGGTCAAGTTTAGTTACACATTAGCCAACTGGCAAACCGAGATCATCAATTCTTTCTACATAGCCAAAACCGAATACAAGCTCTCGAGAAAGACAGGACAAATCACTGTCGGATATAAAAGGCTCAACAACGCACTGATGGAACGACTCAACGGAACCGTCAAGCTGATTACCAAGGCAGCCAACGGATATACCAATTGGGAACGATTCCGTAACCGATGCATGTTGGTCCTTGAAAAAGGCATAGAATTTGCAATCGACGAGAAAGACAAAAGCGTAAAGATGGTCGAAAAAAAGGAGCCCACCACCTAG
- a CDS encoding DUF6431 domain-containing protein, whose amino-acid sequence MFVTRTVLINAQRCRCKECGAIHIILPSFVVPGFNHVYLSIRKVLNKEPDRSLEDSYFYRFIKSFFPPFPKSSKDSDYLAFLRRSPLFRKFGSYAFLSR is encoded by the coding sequence ATCTTTGTGACTCGCACTGTTTTGATCAATGCCCAGCGATGTCGGTGTAAAGAATGTGGTGCTATTCATATCATTCTTCCTTCTTTTGTAGTTCCAGGATTCAATCATGTCTATTTATCCATCCGAAAGGTTTTGAATAAAGAGCCTGACCGATCATTAGAAGATTCTTATTTCTACAGATTCATCAAAAGTTTTTTCCCACCTTTTCCAAAATCTTCAAAAGATTCGGATTATCTTGCCTTCTTACGCCGGAGCCCGCTTTTTCGAAAATTCGGTTCTTATGCATTTTTAAGTCGATAA
- a CDS encoding FprA family A-type flavoprotein yields MHCVRNVCDDLYWIGGNDHRLALFENIHPIPRGVSYNSYLLMDEKTVLFDTVDWDVCRQFLENMEYVLNGRTLDYMIINHMEPDHGASIEEVLLRYPDVKIISTEKSFLLMHQFGFDVDGRMIEVKEGDTMNFGKHTIAFVEAPMVHWPEAMVSFDTTNGVLFSADAFGSFGALDGKLFNDEVNFDRDWLDDARRYYTNIVGKYGPHVQHLLKKAATLDIKMICPLHGPVWRTDLGYILDKYHKWSTYEPEEQGVMIAYASMYGNTESAAQVLAAKLVEKGVHNVVVHDVSNTHVSQLIADTFKYSHIVLASVTYNLGIYPVMHDYLLHAKALNVQKRIVGLIENGSWAPKSGSLMKAFLDDEMKQMSVLNSEVSMVSALRDTNENEMDGLVEGILDSLKKNN; encoded by the coding sequence ATGCACTGTGTAAGAAATGTATGTGATGATTTATATTGGATTGGTGGAAATGATCATCGCTTGGCTTTATTTGAAAATATCCACCCAATTCCAAGAGGAGTTTCCTATAATTCCTATCTTCTAATGGATGAAAAAACCGTTTTATTTGATACGGTAGATTGGGATGTATGCCGTCAGTTTTTAGAAAATATGGAGTATGTCCTAAATGGAAGAACACTTGATTATATGATTATTAACCACATGGAACCCGATCATGGTGCCAGCATTGAAGAAGTACTGTTACGCTATCCAGATGTAAAAATCATCAGTACCGAAAAATCCTTTTTACTGATGCATCAGTTTGGATTTGATGTTGATGGACGCATGATCGAAGTAAAAGAAGGCGATACAATGAATTTTGGTAAACATACCATTGCCTTTGTGGAAGCTCCAATGGTGCATTGGCCAGAAGCTATGGTTAGCTTTGACACAACAAATGGTGTTTTATTCTCCGCAGACGCCTTTGGTTCTTTTGGGGCATTAGATGGAAAACTGTTTAATGATGAAGTAAACTTTGATCGTGACTGGCTAGATGATGCTCGCCGCTATTATACAAACATTGTTGGAAAATACGGACCTCATGTACAGCACCTGTTAAAGAAAGCCGCAACCTTGGATATTAAGATGATCTGTCCTTTACATGGACCCGTTTGGAGAACAGATTTAGGCTATATTTTAGACAAATATCATAAATGGAGCACGTATGAGCCTGAAGAACAAGGGGTTATGATTGCCTATGCTTCCATGTATGGAAATACAGAATCGGCAGCACAGGTACTTGCGGCAAAACTGGTGGAAAAAGGAGTCCATAATGTCGTTGTACACGATGTATCCAATACCCATGTTTCCCAACTCATTGCGGATACATTTAAATACAGTCATATCGTTCTTGCATCGGTAACCTATAATTTAGGAATTTATCCAGTTATGCATGATTATTTACTGCATGCGAAAGCATTAAATGTACAAAAACGAATTGTCGGACTAATTGAAAATGGTTCCTGGGCACCAAAATCTGGTTCTTTAATGAAAGCCTTCCTTGATGATGAAATGAAACAGATGAGTGTTTTAAACAGTGAAGTCTCTATGGTATCCGCCTTACGTGATACAAATGAAAATGAAATGGATGGACTTGTAGAAGGAATTCTTGATTCATTAAAAAAGAATAATTAA
- a CDS encoding acyl-CoA dehydrogenase family protein produces MKFTTTKEQEEFRMKVRHFAEEEVKPIAFLLDKENQFPQEAVKKMGELGFMGIPYPKEYGGAGMDVISYAIAVEELSRVDGGTGVILSAHVSLGSWPIFAYGTEEQKQKYLIPLAKGEKIGAFGLTEPNAGSDAGGTETTAVLEGDHYVLNGGKIFITNAPYADTYVVFASTNPEEGTRGISAFIVEKGMEGFTYGDHYDKLGIRSSSTAELIFNNVRVPKENLLGKEGQGFKIAMATLDGGRIGIASQALGIAQGAYEHALEYAKERVQFGKPIAQQQVISFKLADMATKLRCARFLIYSAAELKEHHEPYGMESAMAKQYASDIGLEVVNDALQIFGGSGYLKGMEVERAYRDMKICTIYEGTNEIQRVVIASHIIGKAPKKASAKKKPKAITGERKKMIFRDGTAKEQVDKLVEALKKDGYDFSVGIPMDTPIANAERVVSAGKGIGEKENMKLIEELAKQAGAAIGSSRPVAETLKYVPINRYVGMSGQKFTGNLYIACGISGAGQHLKGIKDATTIVAINNNPNAPIFKNADYGIVGDVLEILPLLAAALDNGKPKKPAPPMKKMKRPFILKDAPGYPRYVCSGCGYEYDKDFGDEASDVAPGTPFEKLPEDWICPDCGEEKEHFIEIE; encoded by the coding sequence ATGAAGTTTACTACAACAAAAGAACAAGAAGAGTTTCGAATGAAAGTCCGTCATTTTGCGGAAGAAGAAGTAAAACCAATCGCTTTTTTGCTGGATAAGGAAAATCAATTTCCACAAGAAGCCGTTAAGAAAATGGGAGAGCTTGGTTTTATGGGAATCCCCTATCCAAAAGAATATGGCGGAGCTGGGATGGATGTCATCAGCTATGCAATTGCGGTAGAAGAATTATCTCGTGTAGATGGTGGTACCGGCGTTATCTTATCTGCCCATGTATCTTTGGGAAGCTGGCCTATTTTTGCGTATGGTACAGAAGAACAGAAACAAAAATATCTCATACCTCTTGCGAAAGGGGAAAAAATCGGTGCGTTTGGATTAACGGAACCAAATGCTGGAAGCGATGCTGGTGGAACTGAAACAACCGCTGTTTTAGAAGGTGATCATTATGTATTAAACGGCGGCAAGATATTTATAACAAACGCTCCTTATGCGGATACCTATGTGGTTTTCGCATCAACAAATCCAGAGGAAGGAACTCGTGGTATCAGTGCCTTTATTGTGGAAAAAGGAATGGAAGGATTTACATATGGAGATCATTATGACAAACTGGGAATTCGATCTTCTTCCACAGCAGAACTAATTTTCAATAATGTACGTGTACCAAAAGAAAATCTGCTTGGAAAAGAAGGTCAGGGATTTAAGATTGCGATGGCTACTTTAGATGGTGGCCGTATCGGTATCGCATCTCAGGCCCTGGGAATTGCACAGGGTGCTTATGAACATGCTTTGGAATATGCAAAAGAGCGTGTACAGTTTGGAAAACCAATTGCCCAGCAGCAAGTCATCAGCTTTAAACTTGCAGATATGGCAACCAAACTTCGCTGTGCAAGATTTTTGATTTACAGTGCAGCGGAATTAAAGGAACACCATGAACCTTATGGAATGGAATCTGCCATGGCAAAACAATATGCAAGTGATATTGGATTGGAAGTTGTCAACGATGCATTGCAGATTTTTGGTGGAAGCGGCTATTTGAAAGGTATGGAAGTAGAACGTGCTTATCGTGATATGAAAATTTGTACGATTTATGAAGGCACAAATGAAATTCAGCGTGTTGTTATTGCCTCTCATATTATTGGAAAAGCACCTAAAAAAGCATCCGCAAAGAAAAAACCAAAAGCAATTACCGGTGAGCGCAAGAAAATGATTTTTAGAGATGGAACTGCAAAAGAACAGGTAGATAAACTTGTAGAAGCTTTAAAGAAAGATGGTTATGATTTCAGTGTTGGTATTCCAATGGATACACCAATTGCGAATGCAGAACGTGTTGTCAGTGCTGGAAAAGGAATTGGCGAAAAAGAAAATATGAAGTTAATTGAAGAGCTGGCAAAACAGGCAGGGGCTGCGATCGGTTCTTCTCGTCCAGTTGCGGAAACTTTAAAATATGTACCAATCAATCGCTATGTTGGTATGAGCGGACAAAAATTCACAGGAAACTTATATATCGCATGTGGAATTTCTGGTGCAGGTCAGCACTTAAAAGGCATCAAAGATGCAACGACAATTGTTGCCATCAACAACAACCCAAATGCGCCAATCTTTAAAAATGCAGATTATGGAATCGTTGGCGATGTCCTAGAAATCTTGCCATTATTAGCTGCTGCCTTAGACAATGGAAAACCGAAAAAACCGGCACCTCCTATGAAGAAAATGAAACGTCCATTTATTTTAAAAGATGCACCTGGTTATCCACGCTATGTATGCAGCGGATGCGGTTATGAATATGATAAAGACTTTGGTGATGAAGCAAGTGATGTTGCACCAGGTACCCCATTTGAAAAACTGCCGGAAGATTGGATTTGTCCGGATTGCGGTGAAGAAAAAGAACACTTCATCGAAATTGAATAA